Proteins found in one Amycolatopsis aidingensis genomic segment:
- a CDS encoding SDR family oxidoreductase: MPDAEGTALVTGAARGIGAAVAEAFAEQGRPVALLDKDPEVRQTAKELSTAGARVLALVADVADPAEVETAVAAAEAELGPVTALANVAGVLCTGGVLDLDDDDLARSLAVNTTGVWNTGRVAGRRMRERGTGSIVTVASNAAATPRVGMAAYSASKAAAVALTRNLGLELAPQVRCNIVCPGSTDTAMLRSMWPDPADDRGAEAVVAGNQGEYRLGIPLGRIAAPREVAAAVLFLAGEAARHITMQSLTVDGGATLGG; encoded by the coding sequence ATGCCGGATGCGGAAGGGACCGCGCTGGTCACCGGGGCCGCGCGGGGGATCGGCGCCGCGGTCGCCGAGGCCTTCGCCGAGCAGGGCAGGCCGGTGGCGCTGCTGGACAAGGACCCGGAGGTGCGGCAGACGGCGAAGGAGCTCAGCACTGCCGGGGCGCGCGTCCTCGCGCTGGTTGCCGATGTCGCCGACCCGGCCGAGGTGGAGACGGCCGTGGCCGCGGCCGAGGCCGAGCTCGGCCCGGTGACCGCCCTGGCCAATGTGGCGGGAGTGCTGTGCACCGGGGGAGTGCTCGACCTCGACGACGACGACCTCGCCCGCAGCCTCGCGGTGAACACCACCGGAGTCTGGAACACCGGCCGCGTGGCCGGGCGCCGGATGCGCGAGCGCGGCACGGGCAGCATCGTCACGGTCGCCTCGAACGCGGCGGCCACGCCCCGCGTCGGAATGGCCGCGTACTCGGCCTCCAAGGCCGCCGCGGTTGCGCTGACCCGCAACCTCGGCCTCGAGCTCGCCCCGCAGGTGCGGTGCAACATCGTCTGCCCCGGCTCGACGGACACAGCCATGCTGCGGTCGATGTGGCCCGATCCCGCCGACGACCGCGGCGCCGAGGCCGTGGTGGCGGGCAACCAGGGGGAGTACCGGCTTGGCATCCCGCTGGGACGGATCGCGGCTCCCCGTGAGGTGGCGGCGGCGGTGCTGTTCCTGGCGGGTGAAGCCGCCCGGCACATCACGATGCAGTCCCTCACGGTCGACGGGGGCGCCACCCTCGGCGGCTGA
- a CDS encoding isochorismatase family protein, which produces MLPTIAPYPLPVRAELPDNRVEWRADPSRAVLLVHDMQNYFLAAFGDGDSPLPAVLDNIATLRKYCAGLDIPVIFTGQPPGQSAQQRGLLQEFWGSGLPDDPHAAAITAALEPGPDDLRLTKARYSAFVGTDLADLLGERDQLILTGVYAHIGVLATAVDAFMRDIRPFVVADAVADFSPEEHERAMRQVAQRCGSVTTTAALADDLDATAR; this is translated from the coding sequence GTGCTCCCCACCATCGCGCCGTACCCCCTTCCGGTCCGGGCCGAGCTGCCGGACAACAGGGTCGAGTGGCGAGCCGACCCCTCCCGGGCCGTCCTGCTGGTGCACGATATGCAGAACTACTTCCTCGCGGCCTTCGGGGACGGGGACAGCCCGCTGCCCGCCGTGCTGGACAACATCGCCACGCTACGCAAGTACTGTGCCGGGCTGGACATCCCGGTGATCTTCACCGGGCAGCCGCCGGGGCAGAGCGCGCAGCAGCGCGGGCTGCTCCAGGAGTTCTGGGGCTCCGGGCTGCCCGACGACCCGCATGCGGCCGCCATCACGGCCGCGCTGGAGCCAGGGCCCGATGACCTGCGGCTGACCAAGGCGCGCTACAGCGCCTTCGTCGGCACCGACCTCGCCGACCTGCTCGGCGAGCGGGACCAGCTGATCCTCACCGGGGTGTACGCGCATATCGGGGTGCTCGCCACCGCGGTGGACGCCTTCATGCGGGACATCCGGCCGTTCGTGGTGGCGGACGCGGTCGCCGACTTCAGCCCCGAGGAGCACGAGCGGGCGATGCGCCAGGTCGCGCAGCGATGCGGTTCGGTCACCACCACCGCGGCACTGGCCGACGACCTCGACGCCACCGCGCGATGA
- a CDS encoding 3-deoxy-7-phosphoheptulonate synthase, which yields MTVLADDTARVVATLPAPAELAARSPLDTGLRAAIAGHRRAVRAIVQGADDRLLVVVGPCSVHDPDAALHYAGELAAVAAEYERDLLLVLRAYLEKPRSLLGWKGLLHDPDLDGGEDLAGGLRRGREFLVRAAGTGLPLAYEFVDPFLAPFLLDLVSWGAIGARTVAAQPHRQLASALPMPVGMKNAVTGEVEVAIAAARAAGAPHVFAGLGPAGAPAVLAGAGNPACHVVLRGGVVPNHDAASVGAALDLLRTAGLPAHLMVDAAHGNSGKDHRRQPAVVAELAAQVAHGRHGLMGVMVESFLEPGRQDITARPLRYGVSVTDACLGWADTIGCLDTLAAAVRARREGSALAEPGGN from the coding sequence ATGACGGTCCTCGCCGACGACACCGCGCGGGTGGTGGCGACCCTGCCCGCGCCAGCCGAGCTGGCCGCACGCAGCCCGCTGGACACCGGGTTGCGCGCGGCCATTGCCGGGCACCGGCGGGCGGTGCGCGCGATCGTGCAGGGTGCCGACGACCGGTTGCTGGTGGTGGTCGGCCCGTGCTCGGTGCACGACCCGGATGCCGCGCTGCACTACGCCGGCGAGCTGGCCGCGGTGGCCGCCGAGTACGAGCGGGACCTGCTGCTGGTGCTGCGTGCCTACCTTGAGAAGCCGCGCAGCCTGCTGGGCTGGAAAGGGCTGCTGCACGACCCGGACCTGGATGGTGGCGAGGACCTGGCCGGGGGGCTGCGCAGGGGGCGCGAGTTCCTGGTCCGGGCCGCCGGCACCGGCCTGCCGCTGGCGTACGAGTTCGTCGACCCGTTCCTGGCGCCGTTCCTGCTGGACCTGGTGTCCTGGGGCGCGATCGGAGCCCGCACCGTCGCCGCCCAGCCGCACCGCCAGCTGGCCTCCGCGCTGCCGATGCCGGTCGGGATGAAGAACGCGGTGACCGGCGAGGTGGAGGTCGCGATCGCGGCGGCGCGGGCGGCCGGCGCGCCGCATGTCTTCGCAGGGCTCGGGCCTGCGGGCGCGCCCGCGGTGCTGGCCGGGGCAGGCAACCCGGCCTGCCATGTGGTGCTGCGCGGTGGGGTCGTGCCCAACCACGACGCTGCCTCGGTCGGCGCGGCGCTGGACCTGCTGCGCACGGCCGGGTTGCCTGCGCACCTGATGGTGGACGCCGCACATGGCAACAGCGGTAAGGACCACCGCCGCCAGCCCGCGGTCGTCGCCGAGCTGGCCGCGCAGGTGGCGCACGGGCGCCACGGCCTGATGGGGGTGATGGTCGAGTCCTTCCTGGAGCCGGGGCGCCAGGACATCACCGCACGGCCGCTGCGCTACGGCGTCAGCGTCACCGATGCCTGCCTGGGGTGGGCGGACACCATCGGCTGCCTGGACACCCTCGCCGCGGCCGTGCGGGCCCGGCGGGAGGGCTCGGCCCTGGCGGAACCGGGAGGGAACTGA